One Microbacterium esteraromaticum genomic window carries:
- a CDS encoding HAAS signaling domain-containing protein, whose product MTIAADYLARLDAALSEVPHGIASEIRDGIAEELSGLDADAAVRRIAQLGDPADIAREAMDASAHSPAAPPVAAPSVGPPAPRPPLTRSRGYAIAAAIVLGVGGFVVPFAGWFAGVAMVLTCGLWRTAEKLIAVLLPFATIALIAVISALASWLGGPPDQVDVANPLMAGLNGWHSIVLLSFILFPVCGLWLLWRLRGRSAG is encoded by the coding sequence ATGACGATCGCAGCCGACTACCTCGCCCGCCTCGATGCGGCGCTGAGCGAGGTGCCGCACGGGATCGCCTCCGAGATCCGCGACGGCATCGCGGAAGAGCTCTCGGGCCTCGACGCGGACGCCGCTGTCAGACGGATCGCCCAGCTCGGCGATCCCGCCGACATCGCCCGCGAGGCGATGGATGCGTCGGCGCACAGCCCCGCTGCACCGCCCGTGGCCGCACCGTCCGTCGGCCCGCCCGCCCCGCGTCCGCCGCTCACACGCTCGAGGGGGTACGCGATCGCCGCGGCGATAGTGCTGGGAGTGGGCGGGTTCGTCGTGCCGTTCGCCGGATGGTTCGCCGGGGTCGCGATGGTGCTCACCTGCGGACTGTGGCGAACGGCCGAGAAGCTCATCGCCGTGCTGCTGCCCTTCGCCACGATCGCTCTGATCGCGGTGATATCGGCATTGGCATCCTGGCTCGGCGGTCCGCCCGATCAGGTGGACGTCGCGAACCCTCTCATGGCGGGCCTCAACGGATGGCACTCGATCGTGCTGCTCAGCTTCATCCTGTTCCCGGTGTGCGGGCTGTGGCTGCTCTGGCGACTGCGCGGACGCTCCGCCGGGTGA
- a CDS encoding glycoside hydrolase family 13 protein, with protein sequence MRLRVPVGYGPLAAVRTRSNPDHEPAWTDAVRIGTADGWDWWEAPVTVGNRRHGYRFVLVHESGRVEWLNQTGVHTLEVLDAEDFALVAHPAPPAWLSGSVMYQVFPDRFARSPQADEHPTPEWAIAASWDDPVDPVMPGRSQQFYGGDLPGIVEHLDHLVSLGVDLLYLTPVFPAASNHRYDAASFDSIDPLLGGDEAYIRLIEECHARGIRVIGDLTSNHSGDRHEWFQRALGNPGAATETFYYFTDEGNTTYESWLGVPTLPKFNWASEALRERFVTAEDSVVAKWLKPPYSIDGWRIDVANMTGRLGDVDLNAEVRQLFRETMLRINPDAVLLGESTNDAASDLQGDGWHGAMTYPSFTRPLWAWLSEPTGEPYLTAEGEQRTEPWFFGQPIGGIPSYTAAEFAAAVTRFTAGVPWRVRLANMQPLDTHDTGRFATNAAPGTVPLAVGLSMTLPGLPVVYAGDEFGLTGADGEVSRTPMPWSRQHESAPASALAVYRSLVGLRRAHPVLGTGGMRWLHVDDETVVFVRESAEESVLVLATRGERMSRSPRQPCPVRPRPICSTAMRRWPWHRTEPSRSPPTARPSPHGRCQGWSRPDSAGLWRLTRRSVRAVARAATARTPGTG encoded by the coding sequence GTGAGGCTGCGTGTTCCCGTCGGCTACGGCCCCCTGGCCGCTGTCCGCACTCGATCGAACCCCGACCACGAGCCGGCGTGGACCGACGCCGTGCGCATCGGCACCGCCGACGGGTGGGACTGGTGGGAGGCGCCCGTGACCGTGGGCAACAGGCGCCACGGCTACCGCTTCGTGCTGGTGCACGAGAGCGGGCGGGTCGAGTGGCTGAACCAGACGGGGGTCCACACGCTCGAGGTGCTGGACGCCGAGGACTTCGCTCTCGTCGCCCACCCCGCCCCTCCGGCGTGGCTGAGCGGATCGGTGATGTACCAGGTGTTCCCCGACCGGTTCGCGCGCTCGCCCCAGGCGGATGAGCACCCGACACCCGAGTGGGCCATCGCCGCCTCGTGGGATGATCCGGTCGACCCGGTCATGCCGGGGCGGTCGCAGCAGTTCTACGGCGGCGACCTTCCTGGCATCGTCGAGCATCTCGATCACCTCGTCTCGCTCGGCGTCGACCTGCTGTACCTGACCCCCGTCTTCCCGGCGGCGTCCAACCACCGCTACGACGCCGCGAGCTTCGACTCGATCGACCCGCTGCTCGGCGGCGACGAGGCGTACATCCGTCTCATCGAGGAATGCCACGCCCGCGGCATCCGGGTCATCGGCGACCTGACCAGCAACCATTCGGGCGACCGCCACGAGTGGTTCCAGCGTGCGCTCGGCAACCCGGGTGCCGCGACCGAGACCTTCTACTACTTCACCGACGAGGGCAACACGACATACGAGTCCTGGCTGGGGGTGCCGACGCTGCCGAAGTTCAATTGGGCGTCGGAGGCGCTGCGCGAGCGGTTCGTCACCGCTGAGGACTCGGTCGTCGCGAAGTGGCTGAAGCCGCCCTACTCGATCGACGGATGGCGCATCGACGTGGCGAACATGACCGGCCGACTCGGCGACGTCGACCTGAACGCAGAGGTACGCCAGCTGTTCCGCGAGACGATGCTGCGCATCAACCCGGATGCCGTCCTCCTCGGAGAATCCACCAACGACGCCGCCAGCGACCTCCAGGGCGACGGCTGGCACGGCGCCATGACCTACCCGTCGTTCACGCGGCCGCTGTGGGCATGGCTGAGCGAGCCGACCGGCGAGCCGTATCTCACGGCCGAGGGAGAGCAGCGCACGGAGCCCTGGTTCTTCGGGCAGCCGATCGGCGGCATCCCGTCGTACACGGCCGCGGAATTCGCCGCGGCGGTGACCCGGTTCACCGCCGGAGTGCCGTGGCGCGTGCGGCTTGCGAACATGCAGCCGCTCGACACCCACGACACGGGTCGTTTCGCCACGAACGCGGCGCCGGGAACGGTGCCGCTGGCCGTTGGTCTGTCGATGACGCTGCCGGGCCTGCCCGTCGTGTACGCCGGCGACGAGTTCGGGCTCACCGGCGCCGACGGCGAGGTCAGCCGCACGCCGATGCCGTGGTCGCGGCAGCACGAGTCGGCGCCGGCGTCCGCCCTGGCCGTGTACCGGTCGCTGGTCGGATTGCGACGAGCGCATCCGGTGCTCGGCACCGGCGGCATGCGGTGGCTGCATGTCGACGACGAGACGGTCGTGTTCGTGCGCGAGAGCGCCGAGGAGAGTGTGCTCGTCCTGGCCACTCGCGGGGAGCGGATGTCGCGCTCGCCCCGTCAGCCCTGTCCGGTGCGACCGAGGCCGATCTGCTCCACGGCGATGCGACGCTGGCCGTGGCATCGGACGGAGCCGTCGCGCTCGCCGCCGACGGCCCGGCCTTCGCCGCATGGTCGCTGCCAGGGGTGGTCGCGCCCTGACTCCGCTGGGCTGTGGCGGCTCACCCGGCGGAGCGTCCGCGCAGTCGCCAGAGCAGCCACAGCCCGCACACCGGGAACAGGATGA
- a CDS encoding spermidine/putrescine ABC transporter substrate-binding protein has product MERSLESQVSQAVEAWLRWVPRWAPATHRGRVAPCRRCLGSPVLSAAGIGGNVPHGVQHGLSTRIKAIVDQAVAEYTARNLPMLQAELDHQAARNRSRAYRPGEGLDPEYEGMPLDPDPVPGAPFLFTVAGMADEAAAELPPLPPLSDDAKTALRQEVALADEYANMIGREICGLLLRHRLAVQSAISQYVEPQIEAMLAELSEALDSPFDPDTP; this is encoded by the coding sequence GTGGAGAGGTCGCTGGAATCCCAGGTGAGCCAGGCCGTAGAGGCCTGGCTGCGCTGGGTGCCGCGCTGGGCTCCGGCCACCCACCGGGGCCGCGTCGCTCCGTGCCGGCGCTGCCTCGGCTCGCCGGTCCTCTCGGCGGCCGGCATCGGCGGCAACGTGCCGCACGGCGTGCAGCACGGGCTCTCGACCCGCATCAAGGCGATCGTCGACCAGGCGGTCGCGGAGTACACCGCGCGGAACCTGCCGATGCTGCAGGCTGAGCTCGACCACCAGGCCGCCAGGAACCGGTCGCGCGCGTACCGGCCGGGGGAGGGGCTCGATCCCGAGTACGAGGGGATGCCGCTCGACCCCGATCCGGTGCCGGGAGCGCCCTTCCTGTTCACCGTCGCGGGAATGGCAGACGAGGCCGCGGCCGAGCTGCCGCCCCTGCCGCCGCTGTCCGACGACGCGAAGACGGCGCTGCGACAGGAGGTCGCGCTCGCCGACGAGTACGCGAACATGATCGGGCGCGAGATATGCGGTCTGCTGCTGCGCCACAGGCTCGCCGTGCAGTCCGCGATCTCGCAGTACGTCGAGCCGCAGATCGAGGCGATGCTCGCGGAGCTGAGCGAGGCTCTGGACTCCCCGTTCGACCCGGACACCCCGTAG
- the fusA gene encoding elongation factor G, with protein MAQEVLTDLSKVRNIGIMAHIDAGKTTTTERILFYTGVNHKLGETHDGASTTDWMEQEKERGITITSAAVTCFWNKNQINIIDTPGHVDFTVEVERSLRVLDGAVAVFDGKEGVEPQSETVWRQADKYNVPRICFVNKMDKLGADFYYTVDTIVNRLGAKPLVLQLPIGAENDFVGVIDLIEMRALVWPGDAKGDVTMGASYEVQDIPADLQEKAEEYRQQLLETVAETDDALLEKFFGGEELTVAEIKGAIRKMVVASEIYPVLCGSAFKNRGVQPMLDAVIDFLPSPLDVPAIEAHDPKDEEKIIERHPDAKDPFAALAFKVAVHPFFGRLTYVRVYSGELESGAQVINSTKGKKERIGKIFQMHANKENPVEKLTAGNIYAVIGLKDTTTGDTLADPAAPVVLESMTFPEPVIEVAIEPKTKADQEKLGLAIQKLAEEDPTFRTELNPETGQTTIKGMGELHLDILVDRMKREFRVEANVGKPQVAYRETIRKAVEKHDYTHKKQTGGSGQFAKIQFNIEPLEVEGDKTYEFVNAVTGGRIPREYIPSVDAGFQDAMNVGVLAGYPMVGVKATLVDGASHDVDSSEMAFKIAGSMGFKEAARRANPVLLEPLMAVEVRTPEEYMGDVIGDLNSRRGQIQSMEDAQGVKVVRASVPLSEMFGYIGDLRSKTSGRAVYSMEFDSYSEVPRAVADEIVQKAKGE; from the coding sequence GTGGCACAAGAAGTGCTCACCGACCTGAGCAAGGTCCGCAACATCGGCATCATGGCCCACATCGATGCCGGCAAGACCACCACCACCGAGCGCATCCTGTTCTACACGGGTGTCAACCACAAGCTCGGCGAGACCCACGACGGCGCGTCGACGACGGACTGGATGGAGCAGGAGAAGGAGCGCGGCATCACGATCACGTCGGCCGCCGTGACCTGCTTCTGGAACAAGAACCAGATCAACATCATCGACACCCCCGGTCACGTCGACTTCACGGTCGAGGTCGAGCGCTCGCTGCGCGTCCTCGACGGCGCGGTCGCCGTCTTCGACGGCAAGGAGGGCGTCGAGCCCCAGTCCGAGACCGTGTGGCGTCAGGCCGACAAGTACAACGTGCCCCGCATCTGCTTCGTCAACAAGATGGACAAGCTGGGCGCCGACTTCTACTACACCGTCGACACCATCGTGAACCGCCTCGGTGCCAAGCCGCTCGTGCTGCAGCTGCCGATCGGCGCCGAGAACGACTTCGTCGGCGTCATCGACCTCATCGAGATGCGCGCGCTGGTCTGGCCGGGCGACGCCAAGGGTGACGTGACCATGGGCGCGTCGTACGAGGTGCAGGACATCCCCGCCGACCTTCAGGAGAAGGCCGAGGAGTACCGTCAGCAGCTGCTCGAGACCGTCGCCGAGACCGACGACGCCCTGCTCGAGAAGTTCTTCGGCGGCGAGGAGCTCACCGTCGCCGAGATCAAGGGCGCCATCCGCAAGATGGTCGTCGCCAGCGAGATCTACCCCGTGCTCTGCGGCTCGGCGTTCAAGAACCGCGGCGTGCAGCCCATGCTCGACGCCGTCATCGACTTCCTTCCGTCCCCGCTGGACGTGCCCGCCATCGAGGCGCACGACCCGAAGGACGAGGAGAAGATCATCGAGCGTCACCCCGACGCGAAGGACCCCTTCGCGGCGCTGGCGTTCAAGGTCGCCGTGCACCCCTTCTTCGGTCGTCTGACCTACGTCCGCGTCTACTCGGGCGAGCTCGAGTCCGGCGCCCAGGTCATCAACTCGACCAAGGGCAAGAAGGAGCGCATCGGAAAGATCTTCCAGATGCACGCCAACAAGGAGAACCCGGTCGAGAAGCTGACGGCCGGCAACATCTACGCCGTCATCGGCCTGAAGGACACCACCACCGGTGACACCCTCGCCGACCCGGCCGCTCCCGTCGTGCTCGAGTCGATGACCTTCCCGGAGCCGGTGATCGAGGTCGCCATCGAGCCGAAGACGAAGGCCGACCAGGAGAAGCTGGGTCTCGCGATCCAGAAGCTCGCCGAAGAGGACCCGACCTTCCGCACCGAGCTCAACCCCGAGACCGGTCAGACGACCATCAAGGGCATGGGCGAGCTGCACCTCGACATCCTCGTGGACCGCATGAAGCGCGAGTTCCGCGTCGAGGCCAACGTCGGAAAGCCGCAGGTCGCGTACCGCGAGACGATCCGCAAGGCCGTCGAGAAGCACGACTACACGCACAAGAAGCAGACCGGTGGTTCGGGTCAGTTCGCGAAGATCCAGTTCAACATCGAGCCGCTCGAGGTCGAGGGCGACAAGACGTACGAGTTCGTCAACGCCGTCACCGGTGGACGCATCCCGCGCGAGTACATCCCCTCGGTGGACGCAGGCTTCCAGGACGCGATGAACGTCGGCGTGCTCGCCGGCTACCCGATGGTGGGCGTCAAGGCCACCCTCGTGGACGGCGCGTCGCACGATGTCGACTCCTCGGAGATGGCGTTCAAGATCGCGGGCTCCATGGGCTTCAAGGAGGCCGCTCGTCGCGCCAACCCCGTGCTGCTCGAGCCGCTGATGGCCGTCGAGGTCCGTACTCCCGAGGAGTACATGGGCGACGTCATCGGCGACCTGAACTCGCGTCGCGGACAGATCCAGTCGATGGAGGACGCGCAGGGCGTCAAGGTGGTGCGCGCTTCGGTGCCGCTGTCCGAGATGTTCGGCTACATCGGCGACCTGCGCTCGAAGACCTCGGGCCGTGCTGTGTACTCGATGGAGTTCGACAGCTACTCTGAGGTTCCGCGTGCCGTGGCCGACGAGATCGTCCAGAAGGCCAAGGGCGAGTAA
- a CDS encoding PadR family transcriptional regulator: MTVDVGAQMRKGVVEYCVLGLLSREPMYGWRLAESLTDAGLIASIGTLYPLLARLRENGWVSTFDQPSESGPVRRYYRLTETGIAQLALFREQWAPFALTVSSLVREDRPS, translated from the coding sequence ATGACAGTGGACGTCGGGGCGCAGATGCGCAAGGGGGTGGTCGAGTACTGCGTGCTCGGGCTGCTCTCCCGCGAGCCCATGTACGGCTGGCGGCTCGCCGAGTCGCTCACCGACGCCGGGCTGATCGCGAGCATCGGCACCCTGTACCCGCTGCTCGCCCGCCTGCGCGAGAACGGATGGGTGTCGACCTTCGACCAGCCGTCCGAATCGGGCCCTGTGCGCCGCTACTACCGTCTGACCGAGACGGGCATCGCCCAGCTCGCACTGTTCCGCGAGCAGTGGGCGCCCTTCGCCCTCACCGTCTCGTCGCTCGTGAGAGAGGACCGACCATCATGA
- a CDS encoding sugar ABC transporter permease, producing MSTSQTTAPATRATTAQAGVRGEGQEPRRPFRKYFRETGWRHLVGIVATVFALFPLLYVFSASLNPGGTLLTANSLFSSWDFGSYAELFQNPSQPYGAWFLNTLVIGLTTSVFTVLLGALAAYSFSRMRFRGRRFTLTSLLVVQMFPQMLAMVAIFLIMVTISDIFPAIGLNTQIGLIMVYLGGALGANTYLMYGFFNTVPASIDEAAKIDGAGHARIFFTIILRLVAPILAVVGLLSFIGTSSEFVLASVILIDPDKQTLAVGLYRFVADEFSKNWSVFAAGAVLAAILPVALFLALQKYIVGGLTAGSVK from the coding sequence ATGAGCACCTCGCAGACCACCGCGCCGGCCACGCGCGCGACCACCGCTCAGGCCGGAGTGCGCGGCGAGGGCCAGGAGCCGCGCCGCCCCTTCCGCAAGTACTTCCGTGAGACGGGCTGGCGGCACCTCGTCGGAATCGTCGCGACCGTGTTCGCGCTGTTCCCGCTCCTGTACGTCTTCAGCGCATCGTTGAACCCGGGCGGCACGCTGCTGACCGCCAACTCGCTGTTCAGCAGCTGGGACTTCGGCAGCTACGCCGAACTGTTCCAGAACCCCTCGCAGCCGTACGGCGCGTGGTTCCTCAACACCCTCGTCATCGGTCTCACGACGTCGGTGTTCACGGTGCTGCTCGGGGCGCTGGCCGCCTACAGCTTCTCGCGCATGCGCTTCAGGGGGCGGCGCTTCACGCTCACATCGCTGCTCGTCGTGCAGATGTTCCCGCAGATGCTCGCGATGGTCGCCATCTTCCTGATCATGGTGACGATCAGCGACATCTTCCCGGCGATCGGCCTGAACACCCAGATCGGCCTGATCATGGTGTACCTCGGTGGCGCGCTGGGCGCGAACACCTATCTCATGTACGGCTTCTTCAACACCGTTCCGGCCTCGATCGACGAAGCGGCGAAGATCGACGGGGCCGGTCACGCCCGGATCTTCTTCACGATCATCCTGCGGCTGGTCGCCCCCATCCTCGCCGTCGTCGGCCTGCTCAGCTTCATCGGCACCTCGAGCGAGTTCGTCCTCGCGAGCGTCATCCTCATCGACCCCGACAAGCAGACCCTCGCGGTCGGGCTGTACCGGTTCGTCGCGGACGAGTTCTCGAAGAACTGGAGCGTGTTCGCCGCCGGCGCGGTGCTCGCCGCGATCCTGCCGGTGGCGCTGTTCCTCGCACTGCAGAAGTACATCGTCGGCGGGCTCACCGCCGGCAGCGTGAAGTAG
- the rpsG gene encoding 30S ribosomal protein S7, with product MPRKGPAPKRPVVNDPVYGAPIVTSLVNKILVDGKKSLAESIVYGALRGVEAKNGQDAVATLKKALDNVRPTLEVRSRRVGGSTYQVPVEVKPHRANTLALRWLVSYAKGRREKTMTERLQNEILDASNGLGAAVKRREDTHKMAESNRAFAHYRW from the coding sequence ATGCCTCGTAAGGGACCCGCACCCAAGCGCCCCGTCGTCAACGACCCGGTCTACGGCGCCCCGATCGTCACCTCGCTGGTGAACAAGATCCTCGTCGACGGCAAGAAGTCGCTCGCCGAGTCCATCGTCTACGGCGCCCTCCGCGGTGTCGAGGCGAAGAACGGCCAGGACGCCGTCGCCACCCTCAAGAAGGCGCTCGACAACGTGCGCCCGACCCTCGAGGTCCGCAGCCGCCGCGTCGGCGGCTCGACCTACCAGGTTCCCGTCGAGGTCAAGCCGCACCGCGCGAACACCCTCGCGCTGCGCTGGCTGGTCAGCTACGCGAAGGGCCGTCGTGAGAAGACGATGACCGAGCGTCTGCAGAACGAGATCCTCGACGCATCGAACGGTCTGGGTGCCGCGGTCAAGCGCCGCGAGGACACCCACAAGATGGCCGAGTCGAACCGCGCCTTCGCCCACTACCGCTGGTAA
- the tuf gene encoding elongation factor Tu has translation MAKAKFERTKPHVNIGTIGHVDHGKTTLSAAISKVLADKYPSDTNVQRDFASIDSAPEERQRGITINISHIEYETPKRHYAHVDAPGHADYVKNMITGAAQMDGAILVVAATDGPMAQTREHVLLAKQVGVPYLMVALNKSDMVDDEEILELVELEVRELLSAQGFPGDDAPVIKVSALKALEGDEKWVESIVELMQAADDSIPDPERDRDKPFLMPIEDVFTITGRGTVVTGRAERGTLAINSEVEIVGIRPTQKTTVTGIEMFHKQLDEAWAGENCGLLLRGTKREDVERGQVVVKPGSITPHTEFEGTAYILSKDEGGRHNPFYTNYRPQFYFRTTDVTGVITLPEGTEMVMPGDTTDMKVDLIQPIAMEEGLGFAIREGGRTVGAGTVTKVIA, from the coding sequence GTGGCCAAGGCCAAGTTCGAGCGGACCAAGCCGCACGTCAACATCGGAACGATCGGTCACGTCGACCACGGCAAGACCACCCTGTCTGCCGCGATCTCGAAGGTGCTCGCCGACAAGTACCCGTCGGACACCAACGTCCAGCGTGACTTCGCCTCGATCGACTCGGCTCCCGAGGAGCGTCAGCGCGGTATCACCATCAACATCTCGCACATCGAGTACGAGACCCCGAAGCGCCACTACGCGCACGTCGACGCCCCCGGCCACGCCGACTACGTCAAGAACATGATCACCGGTGCCGCTCAGATGGATGGCGCGATCCTCGTGGTCGCCGCCACCGACGGCCCGATGGCTCAGACCCGTGAGCACGTCCTGCTCGCCAAGCAGGTCGGCGTGCCGTACCTGATGGTCGCCCTCAACAAGAGCGACATGGTCGACGACGAGGAGATCCTGGAGCTCGTCGAGCTCGAGGTCCGCGAGCTGCTCTCGGCGCAGGGCTTCCCCGGCGACGACGCTCCCGTCATCAAGGTCTCGGCGCTGAAGGCGCTCGAGGGCGACGAGAAGTGGGTCGAGTCGATCGTCGAGCTCATGCAGGCTGCCGACGACAGCATCCCCGACCCCGAGCGTGACCGCGACAAGCCGTTCCTCATGCCGATCGAGGACGTCTTCACGATCACCGGTCGTGGAACGGTCGTCACCGGCCGCGCCGAGCGTGGAACCCTCGCCATCAACTCCGAGGTCGAGATCGTCGGCATCCGCCCGACCCAGAAGACCACGGTCACCGGTATCGAGATGTTCCACAAGCAGCTCGACGAGGCATGGGCCGGCGAGAACTGCGGTCTGCTGCTCCGCGGCACCAAGCGCGAGGACGTCGAGCGCGGCCAGGTCGTCGTGAAGCCGGGCTCGATCACCCCGCACACGGAGTTCGAGGGCACCGCGTACATCCTGTCGAAGGACGAGGGTGGCCGCCACAACCCCTTCTACACGAACTACCGCCCGCAGTTCTACTTCCGCACCACCGACGTGACCGGCGTCATCACGCTGCCCGAGGGCACCGAGATGGTCATGCCCGGTGACACCACCGACATGAAGGTGGACCTCATCCAGCCCATCGCCATGGAAGAGGGCCTCGGCTTCGCGATCCGTGAGGGTGGCCGCACCGTCGGCGCCGGCACGGTGACCAAGGTCATCGCGTAA
- the rpsL gene encoding 30S ribosomal protein S12, with product MPTIQQLVRKGRSPKVSKTKAPALKANPQQAGVCTRVYTTTPKKPNSAMRKVARVKLRNGTEVTAYIPGEGHNLQEHSLVLVRGGRVKDLPGVRYKIVRGALDTQAVKNRKQARSRYGAKKG from the coding sequence GTGCCAACTATTCAGCAGTTGGTTCGCAAGGGACGCTCGCCCAAGGTCTCGAAGACCAAGGCGCCCGCCCTTAAGGCGAACCCGCAGCAGGCCGGCGTGTGCACCCGTGTGTACACCACCACCCCGAAGAAGCCGAACTCGGCGATGCGCAAGGTCGCTCGTGTGAAGCTCCGCAACGGCACCGAGGTGACCGCCTACATCCCCGGCGAGGGCCACAACCTGCAGGAGCACTCGCTCGTGCTCGTCCGCGGTGGTCGTGTGAAGGACCTCCCCGGTGTCCGCTACAAGATCGTCCGTGGTGCGCTCGACACCCAGGCAGTGAAGAACCGTAAGCAGGCTCGTTCCCGCTACGGCGCGAAGAAGGGCTGA
- a CDS encoding ABC transporter, with amino-acid sequence MSDPEVPKNEKHHDVDDVVGRANEGLDAAAAARGDVSGPDAEANPSDPDMEAFEAAERDYPGTFGASEPVEASDVASPADTSRTDADREDVGLAEPDAAAVDADRVDSHRDAVAGDHAAGAVDETRTASDTDDADATRVIDTDREHHHPTVADTAYAAAASSAATQVVPAEPIAPHPAPQPIFVQAPEPPRELGNRGAAGAIGLVASVAFAILYLGAILGFGALRGEVTGENVGTAALAPLTTWSFWVPVAVFFLSFWLLGAFINRARWGKWVTLGLLVAIATYGGYILGQLFQAPFWRINAADSVELVNEQLLAPLAIASFIFARELTIWFGAWVARSGAKKKRLNAEAQAEYERTLEAGPAALR; translated from the coding sequence ATGAGCGACCCCGAGGTTCCCAAGAACGAGAAGCACCACGACGTGGACGACGTCGTCGGCCGTGCCAACGAGGGTCTCGACGCTGCTGCCGCTGCCCGCGGCGACGTTTCGGGTCCGGATGCCGAGGCGAACCCCTCCGACCCCGACATGGAGGCGTTCGAGGCTGCTGAGCGCGACTATCCCGGCACCTTCGGCGCCTCCGAGCCCGTCGAGGCGAGCGATGTCGCGTCGCCCGCCGATACGTCCCGAACCGACGCGGATCGCGAGGACGTCGGCCTCGCCGAGCCTGATGCCGCCGCGGTCGACGCCGATCGGGTGGACTCGCACCGCGACGCCGTCGCGGGGGACCATGCAGCCGGCGCCGTCGACGAGACCCGCACGGCGTCCGACACCGACGACGCCGACGCGACCAGGGTCATCGACACCGACCGCGAGCACCACCACCCCACGGTCGCGGACACCGCATACGCAGCCGCGGCCTCCAGCGCCGCGACGCAGGTGGTTCCGGCCGAGCCCATCGCACCGCATCCGGCTCCGCAGCCGATCTTCGTGCAGGCGCCTGAGCCGCCGCGAGAGCTGGGCAACCGCGGTGCTGCCGGCGCGATCGGCCTCGTGGCGTCCGTCGCCTTCGCCATCCTCTACCTCGGCGCGATCCTGGGCTTCGGAGCACTGCGCGGCGAGGTCACGGGCGAGAACGTCGGCACGGCGGCGCTCGCCCCGCTGACCACCTGGTCGTTCTGGGTTCCGGTGGCCGTGTTCTTCCTCTCGTTCTGGCTGCTCGGCGCGTTCATCAACCGCGCTCGCTGGGGCAAGTGGGTCACCCTCGGCCTGCTGGTGGCGATCGCCACGTACGGCGGCTACATCCTCGGTCAGCTGTTCCAGGCGCCGTTCTGGCGGATCAACGCGGCCGACTCGGTCGAACTGGTGAACGAGCAGCTGCTCGCACCGCTCGCCATCGCATCGTTCATCTTCGCCCGCGAGCTCACCATCTGGTTCGGCGCGTGGGTCGCGCGCAGCGGCGCCAAGAAGAAGAGGCTCAACGCCGAGGCGCAGGCGGAGTACGAGCGCACGCTGGAAGCGGGTCCCGCCGCCCTGCGATGA
- the rpsJ gene encoding 30S ribosomal protein S10, with protein sequence MAGQKIRIRLKSYDHEVIDTSARKIVDTVTRAGATVVGPVPLPTEKNVVCVIRSPHKYKDSREHFEMRTHKRLIDIVDPTPKAVDSLMRLDLPADVNIEIKL encoded by the coding sequence ATGGCGGGACAGAAGATCCGCATTCGCCTGAAGTCGTATGACCACGAGGTCATCGACACGTCGGCACGAAAGATCGTCGACACCGTGACCCGTGCGGGCGCGACCGTCGTCGGCCCCGTGCCGCTTCCGACCGAGAAGAACGTCGTGTGCGTCATCCGGTCGCCCCACAAGTACAAGGACAGCCGCGAGCACTTCGAGATGCGCACCCACAAGCGTCTGATCGACATCGTCGACCCGACGCCCAAGGCAGTCGACTCGCTGATGCGTCTCGACCTGCCCGCCGATGTCAACATCGAGATCAAGCTCTGA